The following coding sequences lie in one Arachis hypogaea cultivar Tifrunner chromosome 4, arahy.Tifrunner.gnm2.J5K5, whole genome shotgun sequence genomic window:
- the LOC140184210 gene encoding uncharacterized protein gives MVAKKPSATVEHETAYAYRGDELVEDLRILTRVFRAFYPCINAFRSCKPLVQVDSTHLYEKYKGALLVAVSQDGNGNIVPLAFAIVEGETADAWHFFLSHLRTHVVNRDGVGLISDRHEYNISAVGYFRTIREFNMHYERYCERGVAYKQWLDNIPRSQYALAYDERHHWGHMTTNLVEYINRVLKGAHKLLVTAFVKATFYKLNVLFTRKRAEAEARISAGHLFSEYATEKIQFNQMASGNISINLFDRQNEVFKVREMSSGLEFAVNLRLRHCDCGEFQVDRIPCPHVFACCANQRLD, from the exons ATGGTTGCAAAAAAACCATCAGCAACTGTTGAGCACGAAACTGCATATGCTTACCGAGGGGATGAGTTGGTTGAGGATCTCAGGATTTTGACGCGAGTCTTTCGGGCTTTCTATCCTTGTATTAATGCATTCAGAAGCTGCAAGCCACTGGTACAGGTAGACAGCACACACttgtatgaaaaatataaagGGGCGCTCTTGGTTGCAGTATCACAAGATGGAAATGGAAATATCGTGCCTCTTGCATTTGCCATAGTCGAGGGTGAGACCGCCGATGCTTGGCACTTTTTTCTTAGCCATCTACGAACGCATGTAGTTAATCGAGATGGTGTTGGTCTTATCTCTGATCGACACGAGTATAATATCTCAGCTGTAG GCTATTTTAGAACAATCCGTGAATTCAACATGCATTATGAGAGATATTGTGAGCGGGGTGTGGCTTACAAGCAGTGGCTCGACAATATTCCTCGGTCGCAATATGCCTTGGCATATGATGAAAGACATCACTGGGGACACATGACCACTAACCTAGTGGAGTACATTAACAGAGTTTTGAAAGGAGCACATAAACTTCTTGTGACAGCCTTTGTCAAGGCAACTTTTTACAAGCTTAATGTCTTGTTCACAAGGAAGAGGGCCGAGGCCGAGGCTCGTATAAGCGCAGGTCATCTATTTTCTGAGTATGCAACTGAGAAAATCCAGTTTAATCAAATGGCATCAGGAAATATCTCAATTAATTTATTTGACAGGCAGAATGAAGTTTTTAAAGTACGGGAGATGTCCAGTGGTTTAGAGTTTGCAGTAAATCTGCGTCTAAGACATTGCGATTGTGGTGAGTTTCAGGTCGATCGAATTCCTTGTCCCCATGTATTTGCCTGTTGTGCAAACCAGCGCCTAGATTAG
- the LOC112797259 gene encoding KH domain-containing protein At2g38610 has translation MSGLYNPNFSPVRAASPQIRSTPDVDSQYLSELLAEHQKLGPFMQVLPICSRLLNQEILRVSGMLSNQGFGDFDRLRHRSPSPMASSNLMSNVSGAGLGGWNSLQQERLCGPPGMTMDWQGAPASPSSYTVKRILRLEIPVDTYPNFNFVGRLLGPRGNSLKRVEATTGCRVYIRGKGSIKDPDKEEKLRGRPGYEHLNEPLHILIEADLPANVVDIRLRQAQEIIEELLKPVDESQDYIKRQQLRELAMLNSNFREESPGPSGSVSPFNSSGMKRAKTGR, from the exons ATGTCAGGCTTGTACAATCCAAACTTCTCACCTGTCAGAGCTGCTTCTCCTCAGATTAGAAGCACCCCAGATGTTGATAG TCAGTATTTATCAGAGTTGTTGGCAGAACATCAGAAGTTAGGACCCTTCATGCAAGTTCTTCCAATATGCAGTAGATTGTTGAATCAAG AAATATTGAGAGTTTCTGGAATGTTGTCCAACCAAGGTTTTGGCGACTTTGACAGATTGCGGCATAGAAGTCCTAGTCCTATGGCTTCTTCAAACCTCATGTCAAATGTCAGTGGGGCAGGGTTAGGGGGATGGAATAGTCTTCAGCAGGAG AGATTATGTGGACCCCCTGGAATGACGATGGACTGGCAAGGTGCACCGGCAAGCCCTAGTTCATACACTGTCAAGAGAATCCTACGCTTGGAAATTCCGGTAGATACATATCCCAAT TTCAATTTTGTTGGAAGACTTCTGGGGCCTAGAGGAAATTCTTTGAAACGGGTTGAAGCAACCACAGGTTGCCGCGTGTATATCAGAGGAAAAGGATCAATAAAGGATCCGGACAAG GAAGAGAAGTTACGAGGAAGACCGGGCTATGAGCATCTCAATGAACCGCTGCACATTTTGATCGAGGCTGATTTGCCTGCTAATGTTGTTGACATCAGACTTAGGCAGGCTCAGGAAATCATTGAAGAACTGCTCAAGCCTGTG GATGAGTCACAGGACTACATTAAGAGACAGCAGTTGCGCGAATTAGCTATGCTGAATTCGAATTTCAGAGAAGAGAGTCCTGGCCCAAGCGGTAGCGTGTCTCCCTTCAATTCCAGCGGAATGAAACGAGCGAAAACAGGTCGCTGA